The following coding sequences are from one Virgibacillus necropolis window:
- a CDS encoding PspC domain-containing protein: MQNKLRKSATDKSISGVCGGIAEYFGMSSLGVRIIFIVLTPANLLIYIVLANTIPDSPPSL, encoded by the coding sequence ATGCAAAATAAATTAAGAAAATCTGCAACAGACAAATCTATATCTGGGGTCTGTGGAGGTATAGCTGAATATTTTGGTATGTCTTCTCTTGGAGTAAGGATTATCTTCATTGTTTTAACTCCTGCCAATCTGCTCATTTATATAGTTCTTGCAAACACAATCCCAGATAGTCCACCGTCACTGTAA
- a CDS encoding cytosine permease has translation MDLIGKIQKVLSFFIYVVFIGMAIWAVYLAGGIGPILNYTPKGIHGNTLLVLASSVAAIVATWAAPIVSIIDLPKMSRKLSDQAIGQPIGLIITFLLFAIASIAIIVGSEIAFGTPIWNIVDVINRFDSTFAIAGVVLVICLSTISANLVGNLIPAGYQLVSLSQLFNKELHFKTGAIIAAVIALFLFPWKLMENATSIYAFLNFVGAILGPVTGIMMADYYFIRQRQFNLNTLYEPKSDYYFLKGFNVRL, from the coding sequence ATGGATCTTATAGGTAAAATCCAAAAAGTGTTATCCTTTTTTATTTACGTTGTATTTATTGGAATGGCTATTTGGGCTGTATACTTGGCAGGTGGTATTGGACCAATCCTTAATTATACACCAAAAGGCATACATGGGAATACACTTCTCGTGTTAGCCAGTTCTGTCGCTGCTATTGTTGCAACATGGGCAGCCCCGATTGTAAGTATTATTGATCTGCCCAAAATGTCAAGAAAACTTAGTGATCAAGCCATTGGACAACCCATCGGGCTTATTATCACATTTTTGCTATTTGCAATAGCCAGCATCGCGATTATTGTCGGATCGGAAATTGCCTTTGGTACGCCAATTTGGAATATTGTAGATGTTATTAATCGATTCGATAGTACATTTGCAATTGCTGGTGTCGTTTTAGTAATTTGTCTGTCGACAATTTCTGCAAATCTTGTTGGTAACCTCATACCTGCAGGTTATCAGTTAGTATCATTATCCCAATTATTCAATAAGGAGTTACATTTCAAAACAGGAGCAATTATCGCTGCTGTCATCGCACTATTTTTATTTCCATGGAAACTCATGGAGAACGCAACAAGTATTTATGCTTTTTTAAATTTTGTTGGTGCAATATTAGGTCCGGTTACAGGTATCATGATGGCGGACTATTATTTCATTCGTCAAAGACAATTTAATTTAAATACCCTTTATGAGCCCAAAAGCGACTATTACTTTCTAAAAGGCTTTAATGTCCGGCTATGA
- a CDS encoding YesK family protein, translating into MNALMLEGWTPILLFGTVFAIGMFIMARKFSRKLLFSIYTVLTLICIGVIIYSVISVGGWEGMGLGFYTFSAMGGILMGTAIGIV; encoded by the coding sequence ATGAATGCGTTGATGTTAGAGGGATGGACGCCGATACTGCTTTTCGGAACTGTATTTGCAATTGGGATGTTTATTATGGCTCGTAAATTTTCAAGAAAACTTTTATTTTCTATTTATACTGTATTGACACTAATTTGTATCGGAGTAATTATTTATAGCGTGATTAGTGTTGGAGGTTGGGAAGGTATGGGATTAGGCTTTTATACGTTCTCTGCTATGGGAGGAATATTGATGGGTACTGCTATTGGAATAGTTTAA